From Nicotiana tabacum cultivar K326 chromosome 15, ASM71507v2, whole genome shotgun sequence, the proteins below share one genomic window:
- the LOC107830418 gene encoding CBL-interacting serine/threonine-protein kinase 1, giving the protein MVLIQQEEEIRSERGKKGMRVGKYELGKTLGEGNFGKVKYAKHKDSGQSFAIKILEKNRIQDLRITDQIKREIKTLKVLKHPNVVRLYEVLASKTKIYMVLEYVNGGELFDRIASEGKLAETQGRKLFQQLIDGVSYCHDKGVFHRDLKLENVLIDAEKNIKITDFGLSALPQHLRDDGLLHTTCGSPNYVAPEILSNRGYDGATSDTWSCGVILYVILTGFLPFDDRNLAVLYQKIFKGDAPVPKWLSQGAKNLIKRILDPNPHTRITMAEIKEDEWFKQDYTPANPDEYEDFEDDHASSDDEVLTVHEAPLDTERDPESPSVINNAFQLIGMSSCFDLSGFFENEDASERKIRFTSNLSPKELLERIEHLAVQMGFQVQKKPGKLKVLLEHKGQKTQASLSIVAEVFEISTSLYVVELQKSSGDSTVYRELCNRLSNELGVQQSQELLPTKL; this is encoded by the exons ATGGTATTGATACAgcaagaagaagaaataagaagtgAAAGAGGAAAGAAGGGAATGCGAGTTGGGAAATACGAACTTGGAAAAACTTTAGGAGAAGGTAATTTTGGCAAAGTTAAGTACGCAAAACACAAAGATTCTGGCCAATCTTTTGCTATCAAAATTTTGGAGAAAAATCGAATTCAAGATCTTAGAATCACCGATCAG ATAAAGAGGGAGATTAAAACCTTAAAAGTCCTCAAGCATCCAAATGTGGTCAGATTATACGAG GTCTTAGCAAGCAAAACCAAGATTTACATGGTGCTGGAATATGTAAATGGTGGTGAATTATTTGACAGAATT GCTTCTGAAGGAAAACTAGCAGAAACACAAGGCAGAAAACTCTTTCAACAATTAATTGATGGTGTTAGTTATTGCCATGACAAAGGTGTCTTCCATAGAGACCTCAAG CTAGAGAATGTCCTCATTGATGCAGAAAAAAACATAAAGATTACAGATTTTGGACTAAGTGCATTACCTCAACACTTAAGG GATGACGGCTTGTTGCATACAACATGTGGTAGCCCCAACTACGTTGCTCCTGAAATTCTTTCTAACAGAGGATACGATGGCGCGACATCAGATACATGGTCATGTGGAGTCATCTTATATGTCATTCTCACTGGTTTTTTACCCTTTGATGATAGAAATCTTGCAGTTCTTTATCAAAAG ATTTTTAAGGGGGATGCACCAGTACCAAAATGGTTATCTCAAGGAGCAAAGAATCTTATAAAGAGGATTCTTGATCCAAATCCGCATACTCGCATAACAATGGCAGAGATTAAAGAGGATGAGTGGTTCAAACAAGACTATACTCCTGCTAATCCTGATGAATATGAAGATTTTGAAGATGATCATGCATCCTCAGATGATGAAGTGTTGACAGTACATGAAGCA CCACTTGATACAGAAAGAGATCCAGAATCACCTTCTGTTATCAATAATGCCTTTCAGCTAATTGGGATGTCCTCATGTTTTGATCTTtctggattttttgaaaatgag GATGCCTCTGAGAGGAAGATCAGATTCACATCTAATCTCTCTCCAAAAGAATTGCTAGAGAGGATTGAGCATTTAGCAGTGCAAATGGGATTTCAAGTCCAGAAAAAACCTGGAAAG TTGAAAGTATTGCTAGAACACAAAGGTCAAAAAACTCAAGCCAGTCTTTCAATAGTAGCAGAG GTTTTTGAGATTAGCACATCCTTGTATGTTGTAGAGTTACAAAAATCTTCAGGGGATTCTACGGTATATAGAGAG TTATGCAATAGGTTATCAAATGAATTGGGTGTCCAGCAAAGTCAAGAGCTCTTGCCCACCAAATTATGA